The following is a genomic window from Anaerobaca lacustris.
GCATCCACGACCACGTCCCACCGGAAATCGTGAATAACGGTGTGCGAGAGTATTTCAGCCGTCTGCGCGTCCATCTCAAAAAGGACCGGAAGCTGGGTCTTGACGTCGACCCAAATCTTGACGTCGACCTCGCCCATCATGCCCCCAAGATAGTTGGGATCGGTCGTCTGAAAGCCTTCGACCTCGACGCCATTGATGGTGGATCGGCCCAGGCCCGTATACTGACAATCGAGAATCTGGCGGACCATGGTCCTCGGGTCACGGTTCTCTTTCAGTCGCTCTTCGAACGCCGCGTCGTCGAGGTCGATCTGCATGTACTTCTTCTGTCCCGGCATGAGGGTGACCGCCTTCTTCTGCCGGGGCAGCATGTACGTTTCCTGCAGCATCGGCTCGGCGCCGTCGGGACCGGGGACTCTCGTGTCCATCTCCATCGTCATTTTCATCCCCAGTTCCTGCGATATCAAGGCCGTGGCTCGTGCCTCATGCTCCACGGGTGTGTCGCCAACGCTCGGGCCCGTCGTCAGGATGCTCATCTGGTACATATATGCGTTGACCTGCTGGAGGCGGGTCAGGACGTCGGCTAAGGCGACGCTGGATTGCGTGCCCGTCCACAGGAGCAGGCCCATGACGCTCGCGATGACAACGGCGGCTGCGATAGCGAGTTTGGCGAATGGACTCTTCATGATCGATCTCCCTTTTACAGTTACAGTCTCTGGTTTCTTTGCGTGTTCCTGCTGGGCCCCGAGCATGTCCCGAAAGACCCGCTCATCGGCCTGCGGCTGGATACCCAGCCTGGCTTCTCGAAACAACTTCCTTATGTGGTCTGCGGATCGCATCGTTGTACCTCACTCTCAAGCAGAGACCGCAGTCGTTCCATGGCGTAGCGATATCGGCCCTTGGCGGTGTTCAGCGGCACGCGCTGCACCGCCGCGATCTGGCGAAAGCTCATGTCCATCTCCATGCGAAGGCTGACCGCTTCGCGTTGCTCGTAAGGCAACTGCTGCATCGCCTCGGCCAGCAGGGCGAGTTGTTCGCTGAGAATGGCCCACTGCGCGGGCCCCGGGCCACCCGACGCAGGCAGCGATGCCCCTTCCAGGCTGATCCCCCCATGTCGGCGGTTGTTTCGCCTGTGGTTGCGGACGCGATTGACCACGCTCGTCGTCAGATAGCTGCGGAGGCTGCCGGTCAGCCTGATCCGCTCGGCCGAGCCGGCGAACGACACGAAGACGTCGTGCACGATGTCCTCGGCGGCGTTGCCGTCGCCCAGCAGCACGGTGGCCAGCTTGAGCATCTGGACCTTGTACTTGTCATAGATCCGGCGCAGGGCCTGCGGCGAGCCTCTCTTGAACCGGAGAATCAACAGTCTTTCCTCGACCATCCTGCGCACCTGACTGAAACGCGATCGCTGTTCGGCCTATTACACACCAACGCACTGTGATTGGGTATGGCGATCTTCCGGCGAACTGTCCTTTTCTCACAGGCGGTCACTGGAAGATTGGGCGGCGGATGTTACAATCGCCGACTCTGGAGCCCAATAGAGATGACACGAGAACGACAGACAATGGATTCGGCCGGGACCGGTCGGAGTTGGCCCCTATACGGTGCGGCCTTTGCCACGGCGCTGAGCCTGGGAATCTGCTGGACGGCCATGCCGTTTGTTCTGACGGCCATCGGCGGCACAGAGACGCATGTCGGCTATGCGCTGGCGGCCAACAGCCTGGCGTATATGGTCGCCTTGATCTTCACCGGCTCGCTCCTGGGGCATTTGGATGTCCGATGGGCCACGCGCCTGGCGACGGTTGTGGCCTTGGTCGCGGCGACGGTGATGGTGGCGGCGGTGTTCGGTGCAGGACGCAGGGACGCCGACGCCCTGGCGTGGATCTGGATGATCATCGTCGCCGGAGGGCTCGGGGGGGCCTCCATGACGCTGTACTGGCCGTTCCTGATGAGCTGGGTCTCCGCGCGCTACGAGGGGGTTGAGCTGAATCGACGGTTCGGACGCTACAACGGGTCCTGGTCCAGCGGCGGGCTGATCGGACCGCTCATTGGAGCGTGGCTGGTCGAGTGGAACACGCTCGCGCCGATGGTTGCGGCGGCCGTGTGCTTCGCGGTGTCTTTGGCGATGCTGAGTTTTGCGAAGAACGGCGCCGGACATGTGAGCGAGACGGGGCCCTCCAATCCGGCGGCCGAGCCGATCCCCGATGCCCGTTCGCTTGCGGCCTATCGCTGGATCTCGCGAATCGCGCTGTTCTGCGCCTGGGCGTCGCAGGCGATCGTGCGATCGCAATTTGCCCTGCTCTTCGTCGCACTGGGGTATTCCGAGGCCCAGTACGGTGGCTACTATGCGGTCTTCGCGTTGTGCAACTTCCTGACGCTTCTGGCCGCAGGCCGTTGGGCGTTCTGGCATTTCAAGCTGGGACCGCTCCTGGCGAGCCAGGTGATGCTCATGCTCGCTCTGCTCATAATGATCTACGGGCGGACGCTTGGCGTCTTCGCCGTCTCGGCGATCGTGCTCGGTCTGCCGTTCGGGTTCGCCTACAGCAGCCACCTCTACTACGGCGCTTCGACCAGCCGCAATCGCTCCACGCGTATGACCATCCACGAAATGGTGATATCGATCGGCATTACCGTCGGCGCCGGGACCGGCGGCCATCTGGCCCGGCATGTCGGGCCGTATGCGCCGTACTGGTTTGCCGTCGCCCTGGTCGGCCTCGGCCTGGTCGCCCAACTGGCGATCGGCTTGGCCTCCGCCGTGCCGGGTGGTCGGCACGACGTGGACT
Proteins encoded in this region:
- a CDS encoding MFS transporter, which gives rise to MTRERQTMDSAGTGRSWPLYGAAFATALSLGICWTAMPFVLTAIGGTETHVGYALAANSLAYMVALIFTGSLLGHLDVRWATRLATVVALVAATVMVAAVFGAGRRDADALAWIWMIIVAGGLGGASMTLYWPFLMSWVSARYEGVELNRRFGRYNGSWSSGGLIGPLIGAWLVEWNTLAPMVAAAVCFAVSLAMLSFAKNGAGHVSETGPSNPAAEPIPDARSLAAYRWISRIALFCAWASQAIVRSQFALLFVALGYSEAQYGGYYAVFALCNFLTLLAAGRWAFWHFKLGPLLASQVMLMLALLIMIYGRTLGVFAVSAIVLGLPFGFAYSSHLYYGASTSRNRSTRMTIHEMVISIGITVGAGTGGHLARHVGPYAPYWFAVALVGLGLVAQLAIGLASAVPGGRHDVD
- a CDS encoding RNA polymerase sigma factor, giving the protein MVEERLLILRFKRGSPQALRRIYDKYKVQMLKLATVLLGDGNAAEDIVHDVFVSFAGSAERIRLTGSLRSYLTTSVVNRVRNHRRNNRRHGGISLEGASLPASGGPGPAQWAILSEQLALLAEAMQQLPYEQREAVSLRMEMDMSFRQIAAVQRVPLNTAKGRYRYAMERLRSLLESEVQRCDPQTT